Proteins found in one Deltaproteobacteria bacterium genomic segment:
- a CDS encoding DUF72 domain-containing protein has protein sequence MTLLKLHPSESTKSVSLLVGTYGYSYPEWVDAGIYPPGTKSARMLPLYARDFAVTELNYTWYQMPRAEAIERQRAFHAIVSDGVWIQNGANGKPKFYSLPAPSKEELTKVSYETCENTVKLLKKIGLWHDEDTGDDIGEDRFQIYRRAIASSAVGLYLYCNNLHL, from the coding sequence ATGACGTTGTTAAAGTTACATCCATCTGAATCCACTAAGAGTGTATCACTGTTGGTAGGTACATATGGTTATTCGTATCCCGAGTGGGTAGATGCTGGGATTTATCCGCCTGGTACTAAGTCGGCGCGTATGTTGCCACTTTATGCGCGTGATTTTGCGGTTACTGAGCTGAATTATACTTGGTATCAAATGCCTCGCGCTGAAGCGATTGAGCGTCAGCGTGCTTTTCATGCAATTGTAAGCGATGGTGTTTGGATACAAAATGGCGCAAATGGAAAACCAAAATTTTACTCCTTGCCAGCGCCAAGCAAAGAAGAACTAACTAAAGTATCCTATGAAACCTGTGAAAATACCGTCAAGCTGTTAAAAAAAATAGGTCTCTGGCATGACGAAGATACTGGCGATGACATCGGTGAAGACCGTTTCCAGATTTACCGCAGGGCTATTGCGAGCAGCGCTGTGGGGCTGTACCTGTACTGCAATAACTTGCACCTGTGA
- a CDS encoding PBP1A family penicillin-binding protein, which produces MKDNTRRRIKLGIYAVLFSIVFGILSIFGIFIYLKSNLPSLENINDYQPYQVTKIYSDDGELVGELYKERRTVVPIEYIPRHVINAFLAAEDATFYEHEGLDYFGILRAAIKNLRPGAHLQGASTITQQTVKTLVVGPERSYVRKMREILLTRQIEQMLSKDDILYLYLNQIYFGAGAYGIEEAAKTYFGKSVRDLTIEEGAYLAAIPKNPSRYTLRANPKAAKQRQTYVLEQMQKNAWITAEELQKAQRAPITKPASTLRYLGVGPHYIEYVKKLLSEKYGEEEVLTQGLTVYIGMNARMQAAAHFAIRHGLEYLTRRQGYPGAALRIEVDKYSIYKKVLHEEFKSQLDKYEAYEGNNADSKKLIWDLSQIGAKTLADESKIAAAVQVVTLTEGQRVVALVDKVDAVKRKIWIDLGSIRASIDFKNLTWARRFSPTSTTPAPRVPSEVARIGDLVAVEIIAAPDIHTPKEKLELDLIPVPKAEAALIAIDPYSRLVRAIVGGYDENAGGLNRALQSKRQPGSSFKPIVYAAGLSEGVITPASICADTPILIRDPWTGKAWKPENYEDGRYDGNITYRTALMRSKNTCSVKLIEKVTPEKVIALAEAMGIESKLPENLTLALGTGDVRPIELANAYACIAAGGIYTPPVFIRKVVALDGSILEESQQEPVEVLSLAVAYVLTQMMRSVVESGTATKALVLDRPLVGKTGTSQQSRNVWFSGFSADLVATVWVGFDDNSPLGRVTGGSTALPIWIDFMGRALSRMPVKEFPQPPEDVVIVKVDPLTGQPSAASDAIEEAFVAGTEPTVKTQALPSIFIEDDTEEKY; this is translated from the coding sequence GTGAAAGATAATACCCGCCGTCGAATTAAACTTGGCATTTATGCAGTTTTGTTTTCTATAGTTTTTGGCATTTTATCTATTTTTGGCATTTTTATTTATCTAAAATCTAACTTACCTAGTTTAGAAAATATCAACGATTATCAACCATATCAGGTTACTAAAATATATTCTGATGATGGTGAATTAGTTGGTGAACTTTATAAAGAGCGACGAACTGTAGTCCCCATAGAGTATATTCCACGTCATGTTATTAATGCTTTTTTAGCAGCTGAAGATGCTACATTTTACGAACATGAGGGTTTGGATTATTTCGGAATTTTGCGGGCAGCGATAAAAAATTTAAGACCTGGAGCACATCTTCAAGGTGCTAGTACTATTACCCAACAAACAGTTAAGACTTTAGTTGTCGGCCCTGAGCGTTCATATGTTCGCAAGATGCGTGAGATACTGCTTACACGTCAAATCGAACAAATGCTTAGTAAAGATGATATTCTTTATCTGTACCTTAATCAGATTTATTTTGGTGCAGGTGCTTATGGCATTGAAGAAGCAGCTAAGACATATTTTGGGAAATCCGTTCGTGATCTTACTATTGAAGAAGGAGCTTATTTAGCAGCAATACCAAAGAATCCTAGCCGCTACACTTTAAGAGCAAATCCCAAGGCTGCAAAACAGCGGCAAACGTATGTACTTGAGCAAATGCAGAAAAACGCGTGGATTACTGCTGAAGAACTACAAAAAGCACAGCGGGCACCAATAACAAAGCCAGCTTCAACGCTGCGCTATTTAGGAGTTGGCCCACATTATATTGAATATGTTAAAAAACTGCTAAGTGAAAAGTACGGAGAAGAAGAAGTATTAACCCAAGGACTAACTGTTTATATCGGCATGAACGCACGCATGCAAGCCGCTGCCCATTTTGCAATTAGACATGGTTTAGAATATTTAACTCGTCGGCAAGGCTATCCTGGTGCTGCTTTGCGTATTGAGGTTGATAAATATTCAATATATAAAAAAGTTTTACATGAAGAGTTCAAATCACAACTTGATAAGTATGAAGCTTATGAAGGCAACAATGCTGATAGCAAGAAACTTATTTGGGATTTATCACAGATTGGCGCCAAAACCTTAGCTGATGAAAGTAAAATAGCGGCCGCAGTGCAAGTTGTTACGCTTACTGAAGGACAAAGAGTTGTTGCTTTAGTCGATAAGGTTGATGCGGTTAAACGTAAAATCTGGATAGATTTGGGTTCTATTCGCGCTAGTATTGATTTTAAAAACTTAACTTGGGCAAGGCGTTTTTCGCCTACCAGCACGACTCCAGCACCGCGTGTTCCATCTGAAGTTGCTCGTATAGGTGATTTGGTTGCTGTTGAAATTATAGCTGCTCCTGATATTCATACTCCAAAAGAAAAACTCGAGCTTGACTTAATACCAGTGCCAAAGGCAGAAGCCGCATTAATTGCTATTGATCCATATTCACGTTTAGTACGAGCAATTGTTGGTGGCTATGATGAGAACGCTGGTGGTTTAAATCGGGCGCTACAATCAAAACGACAACCTGGTTCATCGTTTAAACCGATTGTATATGCAGCAGGATTGTCCGAAGGAGTTATTACTCCGGCATCAATTTGTGCAGATACTCCGATATTAATCCGCGACCCTTGGACCGGCAAAGCTTGGAAACCAGAAAACTACGAAGATGGAAGGTATGATGGTAACATTACTTACCGTACCGCTTTGATGCGTTCAAAGAATACCTGCTCAGTTAAATTAATTGAAAAGGTTACGCCTGAAAAAGTTATCGCTTTAGCAGAAGCAATGGGTATTGAATCAAAATTACCCGAAAATCTTACTTTAGCCTTAGGTACAGGTGATGTTCGTCCGATTGAACTTGCTAATGCATATGCGTGCATCGCTGCTGGTGGCATTTATACTCCCCCGGTTTTTATTCGTAAAGTTGTGGCTCTTGATGGCAGCATACTTGAAGAATCACAGCAAGAGCCGGTTGAAGTTTTAAGCCTAGCAGTTGCATATGTATTGACGCAAATGATGCGATCAGTAGTTGAAAGTGGTACAGCAACTAAAGCTCTGGTGCTTGATCGACCGCTGGTGGGTAAAACCGGGACCTCGCAACAATCACGTAATGTTTGGTTCTCTGGGTTTTCTGCTGATTTGGTAGCTACAGTTTGGGTGGGCTTTGATGATAATTCGCCCCTTGGTCGTGTAACTGGTGGTAGTACGGCACTACCAATTTGGATAGATTTTATGGGGCGAGCACTATCGCGGATGCCGGTTAAGGAATTTCCTCAGCCTCCAGAGGATGTTGTAATAGTGAAAGTAGATCCCCTAACTGGTCAGCCTTCTGCTGCTAGTGATGCTATTGAAGAAGCATTTGTTGCTGGGACAGAGCCAACCGTAAAAACTCAAGCTCTACCGAGTATATTTATTGAGGATGATACTGAAGAGAAATATTAA
- a CDS encoding lytic transglycosylase domain-containing protein, with protein sequence MIKQLLQRQAGVTVFICISCISVAIASPTKLASPTPPIIAHAPALTTPALFINNNTVFPVPDALQPAVLFWYKLFTEHKSDRVIIHDRRNLAVIWHVLELPKDESGTVLFNDSQDLIENTLQKLRTRLKRLASNQKPIDIEDRVILTLAGNNSENLHGAFLKLRTQKGVADRFKEGYAYAIKWHHEIVNILHEEGVPVEVVALPFVESMYNPKACSHAGAAGLWQLMPATARDLGLVVNKNKDERYDVFKATRAAARMLKDNYRMLGSWPLAITAYNYGPYGLKRAIKRIGSRDLMTLIEAYKNDAWGFAAKNFYAEFLAVLQAINNYPSLEINTAYINNSQPVFSEPRFLAQDG encoded by the coding sequence GTGATTAAACAATTACTGCAGCGGCAGGCAGGGGTGACGGTATTTATTTGTATCAGCTGTATTAGTGTAGCTATAGCATCGCCAACAAAATTAGCTTCACCGACGCCACCAATTATTGCGCATGCACCTGCTTTAACTACGCCAGCGCTATTTATAAATAACAATACAGTATTTCCAGTACCCGATGCACTGCAGCCGGCAGTTTTATTTTGGTACAAGCTATTTACCGAACATAAAAGTGATAGAGTGATAATTCACGACCGCCGTAACCTCGCAGTTATATGGCATGTGCTTGAATTACCTAAAGATGAAAGTGGTACAGTGCTTTTTAATGATAGCCAAGATTTAATTGAAAATACATTACAAAAATTGCGTACCAGACTTAAACGCCTAGCTTCTAATCAAAAACCAATTGATATTGAAGATAGAGTTATATTAACTCTTGCTGGCAATAATAGCGAAAATTTACACGGCGCTTTTCTGAAGCTACGTACGCAAAAAGGAGTAGCTGACCGTTTTAAAGAAGGTTACGCGTATGCAATTAAGTGGCACCACGAGATTGTGAATATATTACATGAAGAAGGTGTTCCTGTCGAAGTTGTGGCTCTGCCGTTTGTTGAATCTATGTATAATCCCAAGGCATGCTCTCATGCTGGTGCGGCAGGTTTATGGCAGTTGATGCCTGCAACTGCACGTGATTTGGGTCTTGTGGTAAATAAGAATAAAGATGAGCGTTACGATGTGTTTAAAGCTACGCGAGCGGCTGCACGTATGCTTAAAGATAATTATCGTATGCTTGGTTCATGGCCCTTAGCAATTACTGCTTATAATTATGGACCATATGGTTTAAAAAGAGCGATAAAAAGAATTGGATCAAGAGATCTTATGACCCTCATTGAGGCATATAAAAATGATGCATGGGGTTTTGCCGCAAAGAATTTTTATGCTGAATTTCTCGCGGTATTACAGGCAATTAATAATTACCCTAGCCTCGAAATCAATACTGCATATATCAATAATAGCCAGCCAGTTTTTAGTGAACCTCGCTTTTTAGCCCAAGATGGCTAG
- a CDS encoding KpsF/GutQ family sugar-phosphate isomerase — translation MLTKKYQLNDSQQKTMDQNLDMDESAFKDAIAVIKAESRALNQLQKHIDARFTAAVNCILACHGRVVVTGLGKSGLVGQKISATLASTGTPSLFLHATEALHGDLGRITSEDVVLALSNSGNSDEIMRLIKPLKSLGVPLLAMTSSTKSALACHADILLCIGDIAEACPMGLVPTASTTVMMVLGDALAIALFNKRGFGREEYARFHPGGELGRKLLQVSEVMRKNEENPVVAATAPLYEAIRCMSDTPGHPGSVSITDEQGNLIGFFTDGDLRRLILTSEFNHDSNIAAVMHHNPKRIRIDALVDEAAHLLREYHIDQLPVVDANDKPVGLIDIQDLLSTRQL, via the coding sequence ATGCTAACAAAAAAATACCAACTTAACGATTCTCAACAAAAAACCATGGATCAGAACTTAGATATGGATGAGTCGGCATTTAAAGACGCTATAGCTGTTATTAAGGCAGAAAGCCGTGCTCTAAATCAGCTACAAAAGCATATTGATGCACGATTTACCGCTGCAGTTAATTGTATATTAGCTTGTCATGGTCGGGTGGTAGTTACCGGTCTTGGTAAAAGTGGTCTTGTCGGGCAAAAAATATCAGCAACACTAGCATCCACCGGTACACCTTCACTTTTTTTGCATGCTACTGAGGCTTTGCATGGTGATTTAGGGCGAATTACTAGTGAAGATGTTGTTTTAGCGTTATCAAATAGCGGTAATTCCGACGAAATCATGCGTTTAATCAAGCCATTAAAATCTTTAGGTGTTCCATTATTAGCTATGACCAGCAGTACAAAATCAGCACTAGCATGTCATGCTGATATTCTCTTGTGCATAGGTGATATTGCTGAAGCCTGCCCTATGGGATTAGTACCAACAGCAAGTACTACCGTAATGATGGTGTTAGGTGATGCTTTAGCGATAGCTTTATTCAATAAACGTGGTTTTGGTCGTGAAGAATATGCGCGTTTTCATCCAGGTGGTGAGTTGGGGCGCAAACTTTTGCAGGTTAGCGAAGTTATGCGTAAAAATGAAGAAAACCCTGTTGTTGCTGCAACTGCACCTTTATATGAAGCTATTCGTTGCATGAGCGACACTCCTGGCCATCCGGGATCAGTTTCAATAACTGATGAACAAGGCAACTTGATTGGTTTTTTTACCGACGGCGATTTGCGACGTTTGATTTTAACTAGTGAATTTAACCACGATAGTAACATAGCAGCAGTTATGCATCATAACCCCAAGCGTATTCGCATTGATGCCTTAGTCGATGAAGCAGCTCATCTTTTACGCGAATACCATATCGATCAACTTCCAGTGGTTGACGCAAATGATAAGCCCGTAGGACTAATAGATATTCAAGATCTTTTAAGCACGCGTCAGCTTTAG